CCGCCCGCGCCGGGCCGTAGCGCGTCCCCGGAACCACGACGGTGTCTGCCGTCGCCAACGCCTCAGGGCCGGCCGCGGGCACCAGTGCGAACCCGCTCGTCGACGGCACCGGGTTGGTGGTGAGCCCGCACGTCACCACCTCGTAGAGCGCATTGCCCGCTCCGTCGACGGCGTTGGCGAACAACAGCGGCGCGATGGTCGCGTCGAAGCCGACCACCGGAGCCAGCAGCAGAACGGCTACGCGGTGCACCAGACCAAGTGTGGCACGTTTTTGATGATTGCTGTCGTTTATGCCACTGGTTGCACCGGCCATTCTCGACCACAGTGAGCGGGTGACTCGAAACCTCCACTGGGCCTGGGTGGTCGCCGCGGTGAGCTTCGTGGCGATCCTGGGCGCGGCCGGCTTCCGGTCGATCCCGGGCGTGATGATGAATCCGCTGCATCACGAGTTCGGCTGGTCGCACGGCACGGTGGGGCTGGCGATGTCGGTCAACATGACGTTGTACGGACTGACCGCGCCCTTTGCCGCCGCACTGATGGACCGCTTCGGGATCCGCCCCGTACTGACGGTGTCGCTGCTGCTGATCGCAACCGGCTCCGCGGTCAGTACCTTGATGACCGCAAGCTGGCAACTGGTGCTGCTGTGGGGCGTACTGGTCGGCATCGGCACCGGGTCGATCTCGATGGGATTCGTGGCGACCATCGCGAGCCGCTGGTTCGAACAACGCCGCGGGCTGGTCACCGGCGTGCTCACCGCGGCCAGCGCGACCGGTCAGCTGGTCTTCCTGCCCATCGTCGCGGCCGTCACCACCCAATACGGTTGGCGCTGGGCCTCTCTCATCGTGGCGGGCGCCGCGCTGGCCGTCGTACCACTGGTGGCCGTGTTCATGCGCAACCGGCCGGCCGACCTCGGCCTGGCTCCCTACGGGGCAACCGAACCCGTCCCGCCCACGCCGGCGCCGACGGGCGGGTTCAGGGCAGCACTGGAAGGTCTGCGTATCGGCTCCCGGGCACGTGTGTTCTGGCTCTTGGCCGGAAGCTTCGCGATCTGTGGGATGACCACGAACGGATTGATCGGCACCCATTTCATCCCGGCGGCCAACGACCACGGCATGCCCACGACTGTCGCCGCGGGCCTGCTCGCCACCATCGGCATCCTCGATGTCGCAGGCACGGTGTTCTCCGGCTGGCTCACCGACCGGGTCGACCCTCGGCTACTGCTCCTCGTGTACTACGCCGGTCGCGGCCTGTCGCTGCTGCTGTTGCCGTCACTGCTCTCTCCGCGCTCCGAGCCGAGCACGTGGGTGTTCGTCATCTTCTACGGATTGGACTGGGTGGCCACCGTGCCGCCGACGATCGTGCTGTGCCGGGATTACTTCGGAGATCGTTCGCCAGTGGTGTTCGGCTGGGTGTTCGCCTCCCACCAGGTGGGTGCGGCCATCGCCGCCGCGGGTGCCGGGTGGCTACGCGATCTACACGGCGACTACGACCTGGCCTTCCAACTGGCCGCCGGGCTCTGCTTCGTCGCCGCAGGGCTTTGCCTCAGCATCCGAAAAGCGCAGGTCACAACAGCCGAGCCAGCCAAACTGAGCAGTTCGGCTTTGCCGTAACCGCTTCGTAACCCTTACCATCCGATGCGGCGCCGCGGGGAACGCTGAGCCGGTGGTGCTCGCGGTCGCTCGCCATAGTCGCGGTGAGATCCGTGTAACGCGGCACCGGCAGCCGACGAATACAGGCTAGGCATGAGCGGGAGGAAAACCCACCAAATGAAGACTCGCACCAAGACACTGGGCGTTGCTGCGGCCATCGCCGCGGTCACGGCATCGCTTCCGTTGGCGGTCACCGCCTACGCCGACCCGGCGCCGACGACGACCGCCACCCCGGTGGTGGAGATCCCCGACCCGCAGGGCTCGGGCTGCGACAACTTCAAGAAGGCCATGCCGGAATGGAAGGCTCTCGCGGACCTGCCGGCAGGCAAGGTTCTGGCCAGCATCCCGGACATCAGCACGTTCAACGCCGCTCTGTCGGGTGGCTTGAACCCTGAGGTCAACATCGTGCCGGTGCTCGACAACGGCCCGTACGTGATCTTCGCGCCGACCAATGACGCGTTCGCCGCCATGGAGCCCGGCAAGCTCGACGCGCTCAAGGCCGATTCCGCCGCGCTGACCAGCTTTGACTACTACCACGCCTTCCTCGGCCTGCTCGGCCCCGACGACGTCAAGGGCCAGCGGCCCACCCAGCAGGGCGCCGAGGTCAAGGTGACCGGCAAGGGCGGCGACATCAAGGTCAACGACACCGCCAAGCTGGTCTGCGGCCCCATCCAGGCGCAGAACGCCCGCATCTACCTGATCGACACCGTGCTCGATCCCAACAGCCCGCCGGAGGAGCTGGTTCCGACGATCACGGGAACCAGCACCACGACCACGACGAAGGCTCCGGAGACTCCGGCCGCCGACGCGCCGATCGGCTGACCTTTACTGCGCGGCACTGCGCCAGCAGACGCAAATGTCCCCGACACGCCGATGTGTCGGGGACATTTGCGTCTGGTCGGCGAAAGAACTAGACGCCGAGCTCGCGGCCGATGATCTCCTTCATGATCTCGGTGGTACCACCGAAGATCGTCTGGATCCGTCCGTCCACGTAGGCCCGCGCCACGCGGTACTCCATCATGTAGCCGTAGCCGCCGTGCAGCTGCACGCACTGGTCGACGACCTTCTTGGCGACCTCGGTGGCCCACCACTTGGCCTTGGCCGCCTCGACCGCGGTCAACTCACCGTCGACCACGCCCTGTAGACAGCGGTCGAGGTAGTTCTCGGTGACCTCCAGCTCGGTCTCCATCTCGGCGAGCAGGAACCGGTTGTGCTGGAAGCTGCCGATCGGCTGGCCGAAGGCCTTGCGGTCCTTGGCGTATTGCAGCGTCTCCTGAAACACCGCGCGCGCTCCGTAGACAGCCGAGATGGCGATCCCGAGCCGCTCCGAGGGCAGGTTGGTCATCAGGTGGTAGAAACCGCGGCCTTCCTTGCCGAGCAGGTTGGCGTTCGGCACCCGCACATTCTCGAAGTGCAGCTCGGAGGTGTCCTGGCTGTGCAGGCCCATCTTGTCGAGCTTGCGCCCGCGCGTGAAACCCTCCATGCCCCGCTCCACCACGAACAGCGTGAAGCCCTTGTGGCCGGCCTCCGGGTCGGTGCGGGCCACCACGACGCACAGGTCGCAGTTGATGCCTGAGGAGATGAAGGTCTTGGAGCCGTTGATGATCCAGTCGTCACCGTCGCGCACGGCCGAGGTGCGGATGCCGGCCAGATCGCTGCCCGCCCCCGGCTCGGTCATCGCGATCGCGATGATCAGCTCACCGCTGGTGATGCCGGGCATCCAGCGTTTCTTCTGCTCGTCGTTGGCCAGCTCCTTGAAGTACGGGCCGACCACGTCGTTGTGCAGGCTCAGCGCCGGGCCGTGCACGCCGGCCTTGGCGATCTCCTCGTCGATGATGGCGTTGAACCGGAAGTCGTCCGAGCCGCCACCGCCGAACTCCTCGGGCATGTTGAACCCGATGAGCCCGTACTTGCCGGCGGCAACATAGGCCGACCGGTCGACGAGTCGCTCGGACTCCCACTTCTCGGAGTTCGGCACGAGCTCACGCTCGATGTACTCCTTGACCGTCTCGCGGAACGCCTCGTGCTCCGCGGTGTAGATCTGCCTCTTCATGACTTACCTTGCCTTCCAAACAGGTTCGCGCTTCTGGGCGAAGGCCAGCGGCCCTTCCTTGGCGTCCTCGGTCTGCAGCAAAGTGCTGAACTCGCGGTTGGTGCGCTTCCAGCCGTCCTTGTCACCGGTCACGACCCCCTCGTCGACGCCGTAGGCGACGCGCTTGGACGCCTGCACGGCCAGCGGTGCGTTACCCGTGATCCGTTCGGCCAGTTTGAGCGCCGCGTCGACGACGGTGCCGTCGGGCACCACCTGGTTGATCAGGCCCCACCGCAGCGCGTCGGCCGAGGACATCGGCTCACCGGTGAACAGCAACTCGTTGGCCACCTTGCGGGGCAACTGCTCGGCGATACGGAATACGCCACCGGCACCGGCGATCAGACCGCGCTTGACCTCGGGCAGACCGAACTTCGCGCTCTCCTCGGCGACGATCAGGTCGCTGGCCAGGGCCAGCTCGGTGCCGCCGCCCAGGGCGGTGCCGTTGACCGCGGCGATCGTCGGCTTGTCGATGAAATGGCTGACGTAGCCGGCGAATCCGTACTCCGGGTGCTCGGGGTGGAAGAGGTTCTCGCCCCGTGAGATCGCCTTCAGGTCGGCGCCGGCGCAGAACGACTTGTCGCCCGATCCGGTGATCACGACAGCCCTGATCTCCGGATCGTTCTGGGCCTGCTCGAGCGCGTCGCCGACGGCGAGGCTCACCGAGCCGTTGATCGCGTTGCGCGCCTCGGGCCGGTTGATGGTGATGAGCAGTACGTTCCCCCGCTTCTCTACGAGGGCGCCGGGCTGGGTGTCGGTGTCGGTCACAGGAGCTCCAGGATGGTCGCGTTGGCCTGGCCGCCACCCTCACACATGGTCTGCAGGCCGTACTGAATGTTGTTGTCCCGCATGTGGTAGAGCAGCGTGGTCAGGATACGGGCACCCGAGCCGCCGAGCGGGTGGCCCAGCGCGATGGCGCCGCCGTTGGGGTTGAGCCGCTCCTCGTCGGCGCCGATGTCCTTGAGCCAGGCCATCGGAACCGGGGCGAACGCCTCGTTGACCTCGAACACGCCGATCTGGTCGACGCTCAGGCCGGACTTGGCCAGCGCCTTCTGGGTGGCCGGGATCGGCGCGGTCAGCATGATCACCGGGTCGGCACCGGCGAGCACGGCGGTGTGCACCTTGGCAAGCGGCTTGAGGCCCAGGTCTTTTGCCTTGTCGGCCGACATGATCAGCAAAGCGGCCGAACCGTCGGAGATCTGGCTGGAGTTACCGGCGTGGATGACACCGTCCTCCTTGAAGGCGGGCTTGATGGCGGCCATGGATTCGACGGTCCCGCCGCGGCGGATGCCGCCGTCCTCGAGCACGACGTTGCCATCTTGGTCCTTGATACCGACGATCTGGTCCTTGAAGGCACCGGCATCCTGTGCGGCAGCGGCCTTCTCGTGCGACCGCAGGGAGAACTCGTCGAGCTGGGTGCGGGAGAAGCCCCACTGCTCGGCGATCATCTCGGCGCCGACACCCTGGTTGGGGGTCTTGTGGTCATAGCGCTCACGGAAGGCCTCCGGGTAGGGATGCCCGCCGTTGGCCAGCGAGGAACCCATCGGGGTGCGCGACATCGACTCGACGCCACCGGCGACGACGACGTCGTAGTGGCCCGCGACCACACCGGCGACGGCGAAGTGCAGCGACTGCTGGCTCGACCCGCACTGGCGGTCGACCGTGACACCGGGAACGGTCTCGGGCCAGCCCGCGGTCAGGACAGCGGTGCGGGCAATGTCCAGCGCCTGCTCACCGGCCTGCATGACGCAGCCCCAGATCACGTCGTCGACCAGGGCGGGGTCGATGCCGGCGCGCTCCACCAGACCATTGAGCACCTGGGCCGACAGCTCCGACGGGTGCACACCGGACAGGGCGCCGTTGCGCTTCCCGACTGGCGACCGGACGGCCTCGACGATGACGGCTTCAGCCATGACTTCTCCTTTGAAGGGTGGGGTGCTACCCCGGTTGGACCCGATTGGGGCACTCGAGGTGAAAATAGACCAGTAGGTTTACTAGGTCAACCTACTGGTTGGTAGAGCGCTGATGTACCGTTCCTGCGGCAAACAGATGGTTTACTGAGTTGTACAGCTGGCCATCCGGCCCGCATAAAGTTGTCCTACCTGGGAGTGTCTGGTGGCTCGAACCACACCGCTGGCGCCGATGATCGGCCCCGACGCGATCGCACCGCAGGCACCGGTCCGTTCCCCGAAGACCGCCGAGCTGGTCGCGGGCACGTTGCGCCGCATGGTCGTCGACGGCCAGCTCAAAGAGGGCGACTTCCTACCCAACGAGGCCGAGCTCATGGAGCATTTCGGGGTCAGCAGGCCGACCCTGCGCGAGGCCGTGCGGGTATTGGAATCCGAGCGTCTGGTCGAGGTCCGGCGCGGTTCGCGCACCGGTGCCCGGGTCCGGGTTCCCGGCCCCGAGATCGTCGCCCGCCCCGCGGGGCTGCTGCTGGAGCTCTCCGGCGCCGACATCGCCGACCTCCTGGTGGGCCGCGCCGCGATCGAACCCATGGCCGCCCGCCTGCTCGCCGAGAAGGGCGACGAGGCCGCGTTCGCCGAACTGGAACGGATGCTCGACGAGCACATCCCGAAGGACCACCAGTCCGACCGGCTGGCCGAGACCACCGGCGACTTCCACCGACGGGTCGTCGAGTTGTCCGGCAATGCCACGCTCGGCATCATCGCCGGCATGCTGCACGAGATCACCGTGCGCCACCACGCTTTCCTGTTCAAGGAGCGCCGGCCGGTTTCCAAGACCGACTACGACAAGCTGATGCGGTCCTACCGCAAGCTGATCCAGATCGGCCGCTCCGGTGACGGTGACGCCGCCGAGGCACACTGGCGCAGGCACCTCGACACCGCGCGCGTCCTCATGCTGCAGGACATCGAAAGCGTCAAGGTCCGCGACGTCATGCGCTAAACCTGATTTCCGCCGAGTCTGCGGACTACCCGCCGAGTCTGCCCCCAGAGCGCGTTTCGCGGCGATTTTGCGATCCGTGCGCAGTTTCGAGAACCAAAGCTAGTCCGGCCACACCGCCAACCTTGCATCGGTTGCCCGCCAACCCTCAGCGGTCTTCCATCGCATCGGCAACAGGCGATAACGCCAGCTGCCGCCCGGCCCGTCCGGTCCCACGTGATCGACCGTGATCGAGATCAGGTCCCCCTCAAGCTGTTTGGCGTGGGTCTCCAGGTAGATGCCGGCCTCGTCGTCGAGCTCCGACATCAACTCGCCGAACAGCAACCGCGGCCCGGGCGCCCGATGCAGCAGTACACATTGCGGTCGCTGCGGGCAATGCCCGGCTCGGACAGTGGCATGACACTGCGTGTCGACGCTGCCCAGGTCGCTCATCAACCGCCCGGACTCGTCGATCCAAACCGCGACCGGCTCAGGCGGTGACGTCATCTCGCTGGACATGGACCGGCAGCTCGTCGTCCCAGGGCTGGCGGGTGACCATGTCGGAAACATTGACGTAGCCCCGCTCGAACTCTCCTGTGGCCGCGTCAACCAGCCGGTACTGCTGGGTCTGACGCTGGATCGGCTGGGCGTCGAGCATGACGATGCGTACCTCCCCCGGCTCGAAGTGGCACCGCTTCTGCAGGGCCGCCACGAGTTGCTCGTTGCTCATGTGCCCGTCCCCGAAGTTCCAGCCGATCGCCGTCGATACGATCCGCTCGCCGTCGGTCAACACGTAGTCGTCCTCGTTCTGACCGGCCATTGCCCGGTGCGCCAGGGTGAACAGGGCGCGGCCGTGAGAGTTGAAGCCGCGGAAGGCATATCCCATGTAGAGGTACATCTGGGCGACCTCCGGGCTGCCGTAGTACCGCTCCATCTGAGCGGCCGGCATGCTGGCGATCGCCACAATGCCCTTCTCGATCTTCTCGGCTGCCGACGGCTTGACGCACCACAGCGAGGTATCCCAGTTTCCGGCGTAGTACCGCATGCCGGGCAGGAAGGAGATCTTGCGCGGGAACAGGTTTCCCAGCACCACGGTGCCGGCGACGACGGCGAAGAGCACGATCGGCCACGGGCTGGTGAGATCTCCCAGACCGATGCCGGAGTGCGCGACGAACAGCGCCAGTACCGAGAACATCATGAAGACGTTCCACTCCAGCGGCACGCCCATCGGGATCGAGCTCAGGATGCCGAAGTGGAACACCAGCATCACGAACGCCGCGATCGCCGTGGCCCGGCCACCGTGGGAGAAGAACAACACCAGCGGCACCAAACCCTCGATGGCCGTGGAGAAGTGCGCCACGAAGCGTGATGGCCAACCGGGCCGTAGATCGTCGGGGAAGTTCTCGAAGAACCTCCGCTTGATCCAGCGCGGCCGGAACACCGGGTTGTTGCTCATCATCGTCGAGATGACGAACGGGAAATGTTTGGTGAGCTTCGAGGCCGCCGCACCGATCCAGATGGTCAGGCAGATCAGCTTGGCGGCGATGACGATGTCGGCGCCGCTGAACAGGAAGCACACCGCCAGCGATCCGTACACCTCGCCACGGGCAGCCAGGAAGATCACCTTGTCCCGCAGGCCTGCCACGGCCAGCAGACCGACGATCGCGGCGGTCTGCCACACCGGCAGCACGCCGATCTCGCTGCCGAGCGCCGGGATGGGGCCGGTGCCCTGCGAGGCCAGTGCCACCACCAGCATCACCAACAGCGCCCCGTACAGCGCGACGTCGATGATGGTGCGGTCGTCCCCCTTGGTCAGCGGGACCCGGTCGGGCCACGGTGGCAGCCGAATCGTCCTGGGCCGCAACCAGTACAGGATCGACCCCATCGGCGGGAAGAACCGGTTGTTGAGCGGGCCGAAGCCGCAGCCGAGTCCGACGACCTCGAACAGCATCGTGTAGAACACGACCTTCTGGTAGACGATCGGCTCGTCGTACCAGGAGGCGACGTTCGTGAAACCGTCGACTCCGGTGGTCGTCAGCGCGATCAACCAGGCACCGAGAATGTAGGCCAGGATCTTGACGACGTAGAACAGGTGCAGCGCAACGGGAGTCCCGAAGCCCACCTCTGCCCAGTGCCGCGCCATCGGTCGGATCTTCTCCGCGCGTGTGCCCTTGCTCCACTGCTCGAAGTCGATCTGGGGCGATTCCTGTTTGAGAAAACCCATGCCCGTCAGATTAGAACGTGTTCTAGTCCTGGGGTAGTCGTTCTGTCCAGTCGGCGGCAGGCGTCAGGATTTGACGGGCGGGCGGTAGAAGATCGCCAGCTGGCCGATGCCACCGAGCAGACCGAGGCCGATAGCGATCGCCAGCCCGCACCAGCCGTACAGCAGGTGGTAGAAGTCGCAGTTGGCGAACAGCAGGTGATCGAGGCTGTAGCGGCCGGCACCGGTGCCTGCGATCGCGACCGCGGCCACCGCCAGGATCAGGTTGTACTCCCAACCTTCCTTGACGATGAAGAAGCCGTTGGCCCGATGCACGGTCCAGGCTGCCACCAGCATCAGCGCCACGAATCCCGCGGCGGGCACCGGGGTCAGCAGGCCGAGAGCCAGACCGAGACCGGCGGCGATCTCGGTGCTGGCCGCGATCCGGGCGTGGAGCATGCCCGGCTTCATGCCGATGCTGTCGAACCATCCCGCGGTGCCGGGGATCCGCCCCCCACCGAAGAACTTGTTGTAGCCGTGGGCGGCCATGGTCAGACCGAGCACCACGCGCAGGAGCAGGATCGCAGTGTCAATAGCGGGGGAAGGAGCCATGTAACAGAATCTAGGACATCTGTTAAGCCGCCGCCCAGCCCCCGTCGACACTGAGTACCACTCCGTGGATGTTGCCCGCATCGTCACCGGCCAGGAAGGCCACCGCCGCGGCGACCTCCTCCGGGGTGCTCATGCGCCGGGACGGGACGCGGGCCAGCACCGGCGCCAGCTCATCGGCGATATCGGCGACCCGTTCGGTGGCGATCGGCCCTGGCGCCACGGCGTTCACCCGCACCCCGCGCGGACCGTATTCCACCGCCCACGATTTGGTCAGCGAGTGCGCCGCCGCCTTGGTCGACGAGTACAGCGCCGAGCGGTCCCCGCCGATCAGCCCGTTGATCGATCCGACGTTGACCACGGCTCCGCGGCCACGCTCGGCCATTGCCGGCACCACTGCGCCGGTCAGCAGGAACGGCGCGATGACATTGGCCTGATAGGACTCCAGCAGGGCCGCTTCGGAGACATCCTCGGTGGGTTGCGGCATCCCCCAGACGGCCGCATTGTTCACCAGGATGTCGAGCCGGCCACCGGCTGCTGCCGTGGCTTCCCGCGCCAGGCGGCGGACTTCGTCGCCTCCGGCCGCGAGGTCGGCGGCGACGAACTCGGCGCGCCCTCCGGCAGCGCGGATCTCGGCGACGACGGCGTCCCCGCGCTCCTTGTTGCGTCCGCTCACGACAACGAGGGCGCCTTGGTCGGCGAGAGCCTTGGCGATGGCGACGCCGAGGCCCCCGGTGGACCCTGTGACAAGTGCTGTGCGCCCCTGCAGGCGCGTACTGTTTGGACTCATGAGTCCAGGTATAGGCAGATGAAAATGGACCTGCAAGTCCAAAAACTGACCGCCAAAGGCGAGGCCACCCGGCGCCGCATCATCGAGGGTGCCGCCGCGGTGATCCGCAGCAACGGCGTGGCCGCGACCACCCTCGACGACATCCGCGCCCACACTCAGACCTCGAAGAGCCAGCTGTTCCACTACTTCCCCGACGGCAAGGACCAGCTGCTGCTCGCGGTCGCCGAGCGCGAGGCCCAGATGGTGCTGGAGGATCAGCAGCCCTACCTCGGCGAGTTGACCTCATGGGCGGCCTGGCAGCGCTGGCGCGACGCCGTCGTCGACCGTTACCGTAGGCAGGGTCAGAGCTGTCCGCTGAGCCTGCTGATGTCAGAGATCGGCCGCACGACTCCCGGGGCCCAAGCGGTCACCAAAGCCCTACTGCGGCAATGGCACGACGAGATCACTGCGGGTATCCAGCACATGCAGGGCCAGGGCAAGATCGCCGACGATCTCGATGCCGATCGGATGGGAGCGGCGCTGCTGGCCGGGATCCAGGGCGGTGTCAGCGTGATGCTGGCTTCCGGTGATCTCAGTTACCTGGAGTCCGCACTGGACGTAGGGATCGCGATGCTGCGCCGCGGCTAAGCGCCGAGCGCCGCTTCCAGCCGAGCTAGGTAGGTGTCGATGTCCCCCACTGCCGACTCCGCGGCATGCACGCTGACCGCTACAGCCTCGCCGATGCCGTGTACGCCGTGGGTCAGGCCCATCATCAACGACAACGATGGGTAGCCGGCCGTCACCACCACCTGGGCGCGACCGAACCGCAGATCAGCTGCGCCGCGGTTGACGCTGGACACCACCGTGTTGCCCGTGACCATCGGCGCGCGCACCGTGGGGTCGAATTGCGCTACACCCCACCGCAACAACGGCGCAGGGGTCGCTGCGAACGCCCGGCCGGCGGCGGTCATCGCCGGATGCGCAGCGCGTTTCCGGCGCTCGGCGAAGTCCGCCGCGATGCACTCGGCGCGTTCTCCCCCCGTGAGTTCGGGATACAACCCGATGCCCACATTGCCGAAGTGATTGTGCGCGCGCCGCGGTCCCGCCTTGGCCATCGGCACCTCGGCCCCGAGCGCGGCCGTGTCGTCACCGAAGTCATGAAGGTGCTCGGCCAGTGCCGAGGAGATCGCCACCAGCGCCCCGACGGTCACGGTTGGACCGGGTATCTGGTCGCGACGGCGCACGATGGTGCGGACCCACCGCCGACCCGCGGGCGCGGCATTGCTGTGTAGCACCGGTCGCGACGGCGCCGGCGGGGGCACCGCCCCGGCTTCGGTGTCGTGAACCAACTCTCGCTGGGTTCGCGCGGCCTGCACGGCACGCCAGGGCAGGCGGCCGGTCTCGAACCGCGGCGAGGGCACCGGCAGGATCTCGCCGGGGCGACCGAACAACCACGCAGCCAGAGCCGAGGCACGGGTGCCGTCGGCCAGAGCGTGGGAGATCTGCAAGACCGCGACAGCCCCGAAACCGCCGGCAGCACCGGGAACCCTTCGCACACAACCGAACACGTGCAAGCGCCACGCGGCAACCGTCACGTCGAGCTGGTGCTCACCCAGTTGCGCGACCTCATCCAGGCATTCGTTCCAACCCAGCTCTTCGTCGTATCTGGTGAACTGATCGTCGCCCACCTGACGCGGCACCCAGGCCGGATATGTCAGCCGGCAATCGTCGCGAACCACCACAGCCAGGTCCGGGCAGCGTTGCGCACGCGCCCGCACTGAGGCGATGGCGGCGCCCAGATCGTCTGGCACACCGTCGAAGCCGTACAGCAGAAACTGATCGTTGGGCAGTTTGGCCGACATCCACCAGTTCTGGGCGTCGATTGCGGCCAGTCGGCGCACCGGTCAGTTCCCCGCAGGGCTGCCGATGAAGTCCACGATGTGCTGTGCGACCACCTCGGGCTGGTCGAGCTGCAGGAAGTGGCCGGCCGCCTCGACGATGTTCACCGCGCTACCGGCGGGCAGGATCTCCTGAACCCAGCGGGCATAATCCGGCGCGGCGCAACCATCATCGGTGCCGTGCAGGTACAGCGACGGCAGCACGGGCGGCAGCAGCCAATGGTCGTGCAGTTCGGCATATTGCGCCGGCGGCTTGCTCATGCGGACGGTGGCCCTGTAGTAGCCCAGCGCCGCGCGCCACCGGTCCGGTGCACCGATCGCGGCGTCGACGTGGCGGAGGTCCTGCGTCGCGTCGTATCCCGGTGACCATGCCTTCCACAGCCGTGGCACCACCCAGGACGCGGAACGCTCAGGCAGCCAAGGCAATTGGAAGTACATCATGTACCAGCTCCGGAGCGCCTGGCGCGGCAGCTGAGCCAACAGTTTCCCCGCATCGGGCACCCGGCCGAGCGGCTGGAAGGAGGCCAGCGGCGGCACCGACATGATCACCGCTTTGCTGAACGGGTTGTCCGGCAGCGCAGCCACACCCGAGGCGGCCATGGCACCCCAGTCGTGGCCGATGATCACATCGCGTCCGGTCGGGCC
The window above is part of the Mycolicibacterium fortuitum subsp. fortuitum genome. Proteins encoded here:
- a CDS encoding MFS transporter gives rise to the protein MPLVAPAILDHSERVTRNLHWAWVVAAVSFVAILGAAGFRSIPGVMMNPLHHEFGWSHGTVGLAMSVNMTLYGLTAPFAAALMDRFGIRPVLTVSLLLIATGSAVSTLMTASWQLVLLWGVLVGIGTGSISMGFVATIASRWFEQRRGLVTGVLTAASATGQLVFLPIVAAVTTQYGWRWASLIVAGAALAVVPLVAVFMRNRPADLGLAPYGATEPVPPTPAPTGGFRAALEGLRIGSRARVFWLLAGSFAICGMTTNGLIGTHFIPAANDHGMPTTVAAGLLATIGILDVAGTVFSGWLTDRVDPRLLLLVYYAGRGLSLLLLPSLLSPRSEPSTWVFVIFYGLDWVATVPPTIVLCRDYFGDRSPVVFGWVFASHQVGAAIAAAGAGWLRDLHGDYDLAFQLAAGLCFVAAGLCLSIRKAQVTTAEPAKLSSSALP
- a CDS encoding fasciclin domain-containing protein, which produces MKTRTKTLGVAAAIAAVTASLPLAVTAYADPAPTTTATPVVEIPDPQGSGCDNFKKAMPEWKALADLPAGKVLASIPDISTFNAALSGGLNPEVNIVPVLDNGPYVIFAPTNDAFAAMEPGKLDALKADSAALTSFDYYHAFLGLLGPDDVKGQRPTQQGAEVKVTGKGGDIKVNDTAKLVCGPIQAQNARIYLIDTVLDPNSPPEELVPTITGTSTTTTTKAPETPAADAPIG
- a CDS encoding acyl-CoA dehydrogenase family protein, which codes for MKRQIYTAEHEAFRETVKEYIERELVPNSEKWESERLVDRSAYVAAGKYGLIGFNMPEEFGGGGSDDFRFNAIIDEEIAKAGVHGPALSLHNDVVGPYFKELANDEQKKRWMPGITSGELIIAIAMTEPGAGSDLAGIRTSAVRDGDDWIINGSKTFISSGINCDLCVVVARTDPEAGHKGFTLFVVERGMEGFTRGRKLDKMGLHSQDTSELHFENVRVPNANLLGKEGRGFYHLMTNLPSERLGIAISAVYGARAVFQETLQYAKDRKAFGQPIGSFQHNRFLLAEMETELEVTENYLDRCLQGVVDGELTAVEAAKAKWWATEVAKKVVDQCVQLHGGYGYMMEYRVARAYVDGRIQTIFGGTTEIMKEIIGRELGV
- a CDS encoding crotonase/enoyl-CoA hydratase family protein — its product is MTDTDTQPGALVEKRGNVLLITINRPEARNAINGSVSLAVGDALEQAQNDPEIRAVVITGSGDKSFCAGADLKAISRGENLFHPEHPEYGFAGYVSHFIDKPTIAAVNGTALGGGTELALASDLIVAEESAKFGLPEVKRGLIAGAGGVFRIAEQLPRKVANELLFTGEPMSSADALRWGLINQVVPDGTVVDAALKLAERITGNAPLAVQASKRVAYGVDEGVVTGDKDGWKRTNREFSTLLQTEDAKEGPLAFAQKREPVWKAR
- a CDS encoding thiolase family protein, translating into MAEAVIVEAVRSPVGKRNGALSGVHPSELSAQVLNGLVERAGIDPALVDDVIWGCVMQAGEQALDIARTAVLTAGWPETVPGVTVDRQCGSSQQSLHFAVAGVVAGHYDVVVAGGVESMSRTPMGSSLANGGHPYPEAFRERYDHKTPNQGVGAEMIAEQWGFSRTQLDEFSLRSHEKAAAAQDAGAFKDQIVGIKDQDGNVVLEDGGIRRGGTVESMAAIKPAFKEDGVIHAGNSSQISDGSAALLIMSADKAKDLGLKPLAKVHTAVLAGADPVIMLTAPIPATQKALAKSGLSVDQIGVFEVNEAFAPVPMAWLKDIGADEERLNPNGGAIALGHPLGGSGARILTTLLYHMRDNNIQYGLQTMCEGGGQANATILELL
- a CDS encoding FadR/GntR family transcriptional regulator codes for the protein MARTTPLAPMIGPDAIAPQAPVRSPKTAELVAGTLRRMVVDGQLKEGDFLPNEAELMEHFGVSRPTLREAVRVLESERLVEVRRGSRTGARVRVPGPEIVARPAGLLLELSGADIADLLVGRAAIEPMAARLLAEKGDEAAFAELERMLDEHIPKDHQSDRLAETTGDFHRRVVELSGNATLGIIAGMLHEITVRHHAFLFKERRPVSKTDYDKLMRSYRKLIQIGRSGDGDAAEAHWRRHLDTARVLMLQDIESVKVRDVMR
- a CDS encoding DUF3556 domain-containing protein: MGFLKQESPQIDFEQWSKGTRAEKIRPMARHWAEVGFGTPVALHLFYVVKILAYILGAWLIALTTTGVDGFTNVASWYDEPIVYQKVVFYTMLFEVVGLGCGFGPLNNRFFPPMGSILYWLRPRTIRLPPWPDRVPLTKGDDRTIIDVALYGALLVMLVVALASQGTGPIPALGSEIGVLPVWQTAAIVGLLAVAGLRDKVIFLAARGEVYGSLAVCFLFSGADIVIAAKLICLTIWIGAAASKLTKHFPFVISTMMSNNPVFRPRWIKRRFFENFPDDLRPGWPSRFVAHFSTAIEGLVPLVLFFSHGGRATAIAAFVMLVFHFGILSSIPMGVPLEWNVFMMFSVLALFVAHSGIGLGDLTSPWPIVLFAVVAGTVVLGNLFPRKISFLPGMRYYAGNWDTSLWCVKPSAAEKIEKGIVAIASMPAAQMERYYGSPEVAQMYLYMGYAFRGFNSHGRALFTLAHRAMAGQNEDDYVLTDGERIVSTAIGWNFGDGHMSNEQLVAALQKRCHFEPGEVRIVMLDAQPIQRQTQQYRLVDAATGEFERGYVNVSDMVTRQPWDDELPVHVQRDDVTA
- a CDS encoding DoxX family protein — protein: MAPSPAIDTAILLLRVVLGLTMAAHGYNKFFGGGRIPGTAGWFDSIGMKPGMLHARIAASTEIAAGLGLALGLLTPVPAAGFVALMLVAAWTVHRANGFFIVKEGWEYNLILAVAAVAIAGTGAGRYSLDHLLFANCDFYHLLYGWCGLAIAIGLGLLGGIGQLAIFYRPPVKS